Proteins encoded in a region of the Carassius auratus strain Wakin chromosome 21, ASM336829v1, whole genome shotgun sequence genome:
- the LOC113039168 gene encoding uncharacterized protein LOC113039168 — protein MAWNSNHMSYLDKLTRNINKFTPNVAGSQDVLAYLQDIYFHLEMRSNVTDRDRLYLLRTTSSPLVQFFFWIDSLLHTKSDFHLLREALLKEFADLEADQGLMAAQETKQGQHETPKAFYNRLRREYFVAHNEPDMEEDLNFKTLFLRNLHPGVSHHLGVMTCPHTMTTQQLRDLAHKAYGKQKMASEKGTKIPAFCDFNTQHQGLAPEGPQHHESTNLPPKEQRRSSFRKEGDMT, from the coding sequence ATGGCCTGGAACTCAAACCATATGTCATACCTTGACAAACTGACCAGAAACATCAACAAATTCACCCCAAATGTTGCAGGAAGTCAAGATGTCCTGGCCTACCTGCAAGATATCTACTTCCACTTGGAAATGAGATCCAAcgtgacagacagagacagactctATTTGCTTCGAACAACATCCAGTCCTttggtgcaattttttttttggatagacAGCCTATTACACACCAAGTCAGACTTCCACCTCCTCCGAGAAGCCCTACTTAAAGAATTTGCAGACCTAGAGGCAGACCAAGGATTGATGGCCGCCCAAGAAACCAAACAAGGCCAGCATGAGACACCCAAAGCCTTTTACAACAGACTCAGACGAGAGTACTTTGTTGCACACAATGAACCCGACATGGAGGAGGACTtaaacttcaaaaccctcttcctgaGAAACCTCCACCCTGGAGTAAGCCACCACCTAGGCGTCATGACCTGCCCCCACACAATGACTACACAACAGTTGAGGGATTTGGCCCACAAAGCCTATGGCAAACAAAAGATGGCCTCAGAAAAGGGAACCAAAATACCAGCATTTTGTGATTTCAATACTCAACATCAAGGATTAGCCCCAGAGGGCCCCCAGCATCATGAAAGCACCAATCTGCCACCTAAAGAACAAAGACGGTCCTCCTTCAGAAAAGAAGGagacatgacatga